A stretch of the Syntrophorhabdaceae bacterium genome encodes the following:
- a CDS encoding branched-chain amino acid ABC transporter permease: MSTERRKERIDRPIKAVTDDIFCLSSIREIAYLVIPRMLPVAGLLLLAFLVPPYWRKVMVITFVMGMMALSWDFMASCGLTSLGQALFFALGAYSAGAVNHYLGLPIYLSIPLGTLIGAIISTAIIYPTLGLRGIYFSVVTLIIPLMLMRVVETTGIFGGTEGITGLSPFPGIIVTIALSMIALWLTFFGLRRLIDSDYGHIFVALKDNDRAVEASGLSIRWFKVQAIFIGSGICCFSGAFMTHYYMSIGMSAFAVDLSIFPIAASVVGGMGTLVGPLLGAIILGPLSEALRAFGSFRVVIYAALLGTFIVTLPEGLFPYLARKYQQIERWVEAPGGISED; this comes from the coding sequence ATGAGCACAGAGCGCAGAAAAGAAAGAATCGACAGACCCATCAAGGCAGTCACGGATGATATCTTCTGCCTCTCCTCGATACGGGAGATCGCATACCTTGTTATACCGCGGATGCTGCCTGTGGCAGGCTTACTCCTGCTGGCATTCCTCGTGCCCCCGTACTGGAGAAAGGTGATGGTCATAACCTTCGTCATGGGGATGATGGCCCTGAGCTGGGACTTCATGGCGTCCTGCGGGCTTACTTCCCTTGGCCAGGCGCTTTTTTTCGCACTGGGGGCGTACAGTGCAGGGGCAGTGAATCACTATCTCGGTCTACCTATTTACCTTTCCATCCCGCTGGGGACTCTCATCGGCGCCATCATCTCCACTGCCATCATCTACCCTACCCTCGGGTTAAGAGGAATATACTTCTCTGTGGTCACACTTATCATTCCGCTGATGCTCATGCGTGTTGTGGAGACTACCGGTATTTTCGGCGGCACCGAGGGTATTACAGGCCTGAGCCCCTTTCCCGGCATCATTGTCACGATAGCGCTCAGCATGATTGCTCTGTGGCTTACATTTTTTGGCCTGCGGAGGCTCATCGATTCTGATTACGGGCACATCTTTGTTGCCCTGAAAGACAATGACAGGGCGGTAGAAGCGTCCGGGTTGAGTATCCGGTGGTTCAAGGTCCAGGCCATTTTCATAGGAAGCGGAATATGCTGCTTCAGCGGGGCCTTCATGACCCACTACTACATGAGCATCGGCATGTCTGCCTTTGCCGTGGACCTGTCGATATTTCCCATCGCCGCAAGCGTGGTAGGCGGAATGGGGACCCTTGTCGGACCGCTGCTTGGAGCGATCATTCTCGGTCCTCTTTCGGAGGCGCTGAGGGCCTTCGGTTCGTTCAGGGTCGTTATCTATGCAGCCCTTCTCGGCACCTTCATCGTTACGCTGCCGGAAGGTCTGTTCCCTTACTTAGCGAGAAAGTATCAACAAATCGAGAGATGGGTGGAGGCCCCCGGTGGAATATCTGAAGATTGA
- a CDS encoding branched-chain amino acid ABC transporter permease produces MFLSVLVYGFINSVILVMVALGFSITFGISRVANFSHGGFYILGGIFTWYGLIKLGMPYFLSAGLSIIIIGALGALMYKVILVRLRGLELSEVIATLSLGIVILELLRGLGVFGYEFRNPVFIDGSVEIFGVGVGIQRIIIVCAGAILLLILHVFVHHTKMGLAFRGVAQQEHTALSVGINPDQVSMLSLAMGSIMCALSAVLILPLGVISVDEGYDILIKALAVCIIGGLESTLGVLVAAFIIGYIEVLTSMYISSSLTSVVPLACMLGILLIRPSGIFGKSKEIEERV; encoded by the coding sequence GTGTTTCTAAGCGTACTCGTCTACGGGTTTATCAACAGCGTGATCCTGGTGATGGTTGCACTGGGGTTCAGCATAACATTCGGTATCAGCAGGGTCGCCAATTTTTCCCACGGCGGGTTTTATATACTGGGAGGAATTTTCACGTGGTACGGCCTTATTAAGCTGGGCATGCCCTACTTCCTCTCGGCAGGCCTTTCAATAATTATCATCGGAGCGCTCGGGGCCCTCATGTACAAGGTTATCCTTGTTCGCCTGAGGGGCCTCGAGCTTTCCGAGGTCATCGCAACGCTTTCACTTGGGATTGTAATCCTTGAGCTTCTGAGGGGACTCGGGGTGTTTGGTTATGAATTCAGAAACCCCGTGTTCATAGACGGCTCTGTCGAGATCTTTGGTGTCGGCGTTGGCATACAGAGGATTATCATCGTCTGCGCCGGCGCCATCCTTCTCTTGATCCTCCATGTTTTTGTTCACCACACAAAAATGGGGCTCGCGTTCAGGGGCGTGGCCCAGCAGGAGCATACTGCCTTATCGGTCGGCATTAATCCCGACCAGGTCTCCATGCTGAGCTTAGCCATGGGTTCGATCATGTGTGCCCTTTCCGCAGTTCTCATCTTACCACTCGGCGTTATCTCGGTGGACGAGGGGTATGACATACTCATAAAGGCGCTGGCTGTCTGTATTATCGGCGGGCTCGAAAGCACGCTCGGGGTGCTTGTGGCAGCCTTCATCATCGGCTACATCGAGGTGCTTACATCCATGTACATCTCCTCGTCGCTCACGTCCGTTGTTCCTCTGGCATGCATGCTTGGGATTCTCCTGATCAGGCCTTCGGGCATATTCGGCAAATCGAAAGAGATTGAGGAGCGGGTATGA